A segment of the Bacillus pseudomycoides genome:
AATTTCTTTTGCGGTAACCCCTTCTTGTTTTGCCCGAATTGCAATTGGCGTTCCATTACAATCGCTTCCTGATACGTAAAGAACTCGCTCTCCTTTCGCTCTATAGTAACGCGCTAAAATATCTCCTGGTAATAAACCTGCAACATGCCCAAGATGTAAAGAGCCATTCGCATATGGCCAAGCTCCTCCAATAAAAATACTCATCTTACATTCCTCCTTTTAAATATAAAAAAGCCCCGCCCCTATCTTCTAAAAAGATAAGGGCGGGGCTGTATAAACAGTCGCGGTACCACCTTATTTCGCCAGTTATTCACATAACCGACCTCGTCAAGTACGGAGCAATACTCATGCTCTTATACTGTGATTTTGATAACGAGAACCAACTCTCGTCGCCGCCTACTATTATCATTTGATAAGTTCAGGACGCAGCTCAAAGGCCATTGTTCAAATGAACATTCTTGCTTCTTCTCAGCTCCCGAAGCTCTCTGGAAAAAATGGTTTCATTCTACTTTTCCTTTTCAACGCTTTTCATATATAATCCGTATTTTATAACTAATATACAGAAAAATCAAATTTTAATTCAAAGAAAAGAGGAAATAGAAAACCCCTTCCGAATATTTATATGTTCAGAAAAAGGAGGGGTTCTATTGAATCAACAACAATTAAGCACAATAAATAAAAAAAGCTGGAGCGCTGCCGCCTATGAAGCATGGACGAATCGACATGGCACTCCAAAAGAATACGCAAAGAAACTTATGCAAGATCCTACTCTTGAAGTAGCCTACTACTTACCTTACATACAAAACCTACAAGGAAAACGGATCATCAATTTACTTGGCTCTAAAGGAAATAAAGCTGTAGCATTCGCATTATTAGGTGCCAACGTAACCGTTGTAGATATTTCTAAAAGCAATGCCAAATATGCAACTGAACTAGCAGATGCTGCGGAAGTATCTATTGAATATATCGTTTCAGATGTACTAGAAATAACACCTTCTCAATCATTTGATGTTGTATTGCTAGAACTCGGTGTACTTCATTACTTTTTAGATCTCAAACCACTTTTCAAATTAATCTCAAGGCTTCTAAAAGACGGTGGTACTTTTATACTTCGTGACTATCATCCCCTTTATACAAAGTTATTAGCGATAGATGATCAAAAGTTTAAGGTAAACGGAGATTATTTCTCTGAAGAAGTAATTGAGGATAACGTTGCTTATAGCATTCTACTTAATAAAACGCAGCAAGAAACACTCCCTAAAACGATGATTCGCCGCTGGACGTTAGGAGAAATTATTACAGAAGTTGCGGGAGCAAACCTGCATATTGAAAAGCTCATTGAAGAGCATGGCCCACACCAACGCTGGGTCTTTCCTTCTTCTGCTCCAAAAGAAATTGAAGAGCGTATCCCAGGGCTTTACACGTTAATTGCGACAACAGCATGCAAAAAAGGATCCCTTCACGGATAGGATCCTTTTTTGCATGCTTAACGCATATAAGTTGAGGTTGGAGATTACCATAATTCTGTAGAATAGGACACAAGGTATTTCAACATTTTGTCTCTGACTTACGCAGTCAAAAGGGGTATGACCAACATAACGAAGAGTAATGTTTAGTTGATACTGATAATCGTTATCAACTAATTAGAAGTATACATGATGTATCCTAAAAAGACAATAGGAATTTCATATTTTTCTTCGTAAAGCTTTCGGTACATATACACAATATGGCTCGCTCTCTAAATAATCACCGGTTATCGCATATGCTCTAGAACGAGAACCACCACATATATAGCGGTATTCACACTTCCCGCATTTTCCTTTATAGCGATCTGGATTACGCAAAGCTTGAAAAATTGGAGAGTCCCGATAAATATCTCGTAAACGTTTTTCTCTCACATTTCCAGCTCCAATAGGTAATAATCCACTTGGATATACATCGCCAATATGTGAAATGAAAACAAAACCGTTACCGTCATTGACTCCTTTTGGTGCTCGTCCTAAACCATCAATTTTTCCAGTTAAACCATTTTGGAGCGCCTCTTCATAACACATTCTTTGCTTGCTTTTTCCTTCCTTATGTTTTTGCTGCATCACAACGCGCCGATAATGCTGAGCAGCTGTTGTCTTTATATCAAATGAAGCTCTTTTACCTATTTCATATAATTTACGAAATACAAGTTCATGTTCTACTGGTGAAATCATATCATCTATACTTCCCCTTCCAGTTGGAACAAGGAAAAATACACTCCATAGCACACCACCTAATTTCTCAACAAGCGCTGCCATCTCCTCTACTTCATGAATATTATACTTAGAAATAGTTGTATTAATTTGTACAGGGATCTGCAACTCATTTAAATATTGAATCGCATCCATCGTAAGTTGAAAAGACCCTGCCACGCCGCGAAAACGATCATGTGTCTCAGCTGTAGCACCATCTACACTAAAGGCCCAGCGTGCAAGTCCAACCTCTTTTGCTTTTTGGATCGCCTCTTTCGTTACATTCGGAGTTGCACTCGGCGTCATCGAAACACGTAATCCTTTTTGCACTGCATAATCTGCTAACTCATAAATATCTTCTCTCATAAGCGGATCCCCGCCTGAAAAAACTAGCATTGGCTGATTCATTTCATATATTTCATCAATTAATCTCTTCCCTTCAAGAAAAGTCAATTCTCTTGGATCTCTCATATACTGCGCTTCAGCTCGGCAATGCAAACATTTTAATTCACACGCTCGTGTAACTTCCCATATCACAATAAAAGGATTTTTATCATAATTCATTTTCAATCTCGCTCCTCCCTACATACTTATAATCAGTATAGGAAAGATTCTAAAAAAACACTGTGAGCTATTTCACTGCATCTTTATCTTATTTCCTTTATAATGAGAATGGATATCATTAATATTAGGAGTGTTGTGTATGTCGCAAGAATTCGAAGAGAAATTATATGCCAATTTAGAGGCTGTTATCGATCCTGAATTAGGCGTTGATATTATCAATCTTGGATTAGTATATGACGTAACAGCAGATGAAAATAATAATGCTGTTATTACAATGACGATGACTTCAATCGGTTGCCCTATGGCGGGACAGATCGTATCAGATGTCAAAAAAGTATTATCGACAAATGTACCAGAAGTAAATGAAATAGAGGTCAATGTGGTTTGGAATCCACCTTGGTCAAAAGAGCGTATGTCACGTATGGCGAAAATCGCACTAGGCATTCGTGATTAACATCACACAAACACAACAAGCTAAGAAGGATGTTTTCTATTTAAACATCCTTCTTAGTTTTTATCCCATAATAACGTAATAAGACCCCATCTCAAAATTTATCCAAAACAAAAAGGAACAGCTCCCACTGATTAAAGTTTCACTTTATCCCTCGTAAAACGCAATATAAAAAAATCCCCTGTAGCTTTTACAGGGGGAACAAGGTAGCTTATCCATTAAAGAACGATACACATACTATTTTTCTATTTTACACCAACTGCATCATAAGCCTTCGTTACAGCTTGTACTTCTTTAGAGTTTTTACCATATAAATCTTCTGCAGCTTGAAGTGCAGCTTGGCGCATCATTTTAAAGTTAGAGTTTGCAGTTAAATATTTGGAAAGAGCACGGTAGTAAATTTTTTCTGTAGCTTCGCGTCCAACACCATTTACTTTCACACCGTAATGAGTGCCACCTTCAGACACTAAATATGCTGCTTTATTATTGATACTACTGTTAATATGAACACCGCCATTATCAGCTGTTCCTTTATAACGTTTGTCATAATGATCCGGATAACCTTCAGTTGGTTTTAATGGATTTTTAATAGAAGCAGGGTTACTTAAGGAACGCAGCGCATCTCCTGGTTTACCCGGTGTATAAATATCTTCTCCAAGCTCCCAATCATCACGGTCTACCATCGCACCGAAAATATCCGATAACGATTCGTTTAATGCACCAGACTCATCTTTATACACTAAATTTGCTGTGTGCTCTGTTACAGCATGTGTTAACTCATGGGCAATAACATCTAAGCCTGCAGACAATGGAATAAATGTTTTTCCATCTCCATCACCATACATCATTTGCACACCGTTCCACGCAGCGTTATTCCAATTCTCGCCTACGTGAACAGTAGAAATTAACTTCGCACCTTGATTATCAAAAGAATTTCGAGTAAATACCTTTTTATAATAGTCATATACTTTTCCTGCATTTACATGTGCGTCAACAGCCGCTTTATCTTCAAAGAATTTTGATTTACTTTCTACTTCTTCACCTGTATATCCAAGCCATTGTGAGAAGAGATTAAACCAGTTCTCATCCATATTTTGTGCATCAAACGTATGAACACCATTTCCACGTTTGCCATCAAACAAGTTAAATGCTCCCGTTTTTTCATCTTGAGCAATTTCAAATGATTGTTTGTTTCCTAATACACCGTATCCAAAACCAGTAATATGATCGATTGCATTATATTTCTCAATTACATTTCCATTCGTTGCATCAACAAAGTAATGCCAGTAACCTGGAGCTGGTTTTGAAACAGATGCTTTTACAAGGTATGAAAGATAATATTGTCCATCCTTTTCATACACATATAAATCCTTTTTCACACCATCATATTTATCTACCTTACCGATTTCTTTCTCAATATCAGCTTTTGCAACATTTACCGCTTGCTCATCAGTAATGCTTGCTGTAGCTGGGATATTTTTATCTTCTAAATTCGGGATAACTTGCCCGAAGAACGCCTTTACATTATTGTCTTTATCAAGTGTAACTGTTTGATCTGATCCATACACAGGAATATTATTATGCTTCTCTACCAACTTCACATGTGTTGTACCTGATTCAGCATCTTTTTCTTCCCCAACAATGTTAAAATGTTTATCAATATTTCCTGCTAATTTAAACATGTCTTTCTTACTTTCTAAATACTGAAATACTGTTTCTTTTTTATCTAATCCTTCTGGCGCTTTCCATTCCTCACCTATGTAAGCTGGTGTTTTAAATTCTTGGTGATATTGAATTTGCTGTTCTTCCGCTTGTGTTTTTGTTGCTCCAAATGCTCCAAAACCTCCAACAATAACGGATAAAGCTAATGCTGATGAAACGACTTGCTTTTTCAATCTAACACTCCCCATTCCCCAAAAATTTTTTGACACTCTTATACATTTCGAGAAAAGGAAAATATATCCTACCAAAAAAATATTGAGAAACTTTTTACAATTTCATCCAAAAATCCCTATTTTAAATTTACAAAACATCCCCATTATATTACACTTAAAAATATCTACATATAAAAAATAAAGATAAAATTGCATAGCCTTCTTAACTAGAATCATACTTTATCTTTGAAAGGTGGTGATATAATATTACCGCAAATTATTATGTATTCCTTCTATCCGATAACATTATTAGCGACTTTCCTCCTTTTCATAAAACTACAGCAAAAAACAATCGTATATTTTCTACCTGCTATCGTTTCAGCAATATTAGGCTTCCTCTGCTATGCTCAGTTTTTATTCAATAACGGGCTAAATGAATTTGTTCTCTCTATTTTCTTTATAGGTACGGCATTAGCAAATCTATTTTTCATTCTAATCTTAAAATTATTCAAGATGTTTCGTATGAGGAATTAAGAAAAGCACAAAAAGAAATATCGCATTATTTTCACTGCGCTATTTCTTTTTTATTCATAGTGTCTCTTATTGCTTTTTCATCTCAATCGCTAAATAATGCGATTGTTCTGTTGCTTGGACACGAATATCTTCTTCAACTGCTTCCGCTGCATCACGCATTACAAGCGTCTCACCATTTACTACGCCGCTTCCCTCAATTTGTACAAGGTACACTTGACGCCCTTCGCTAACAGGGAAACTAATTTCTTTTCCTGCTTCTAACGATAGAGAGTATAAATTTGCATCTTGATGAATTGCAATTGGTGCACCGCCATCAACTGGAGACACCATATGGAACCATGTATTTTCACGCTTGTTCCAATCAAATTTAAACTCACCATAGTTTGGTGTGTGACCAGCACGATCTGGTAAAATCCAAATTTGTAATAGACGTAATGTCTCATTTCCTAAATTATGTTCGCTATGAAAGACACCTGTACCAGCGCTCATATATTGAACATGCCCACGTTCAATCGTCCCGCGGTTCCCCATGCTATCTTGGTGTGTTAATGCTCCATCTACAACATAAGAAATAATCTCCATATCACGATGCGGATGCATATCAAATCCTGTTTGTGCCGCTACTAAATCATCATTAATAACGCGAAGTGCTCCGAAGTGCATATTGTCTGGGTTATAGTAATCTGCGAATGAAAAATGAAAATGCGTATTTAACCAGCCATGATTTGCTCTTCCCATATTTTTATGATCAATTTTTTTAAACATATCCTTCACCTCATATTATCTCGAATTCGAGATATTTATTGAATTTTTTTATTGTAGCTTTCGCAATAATTCTAGTAAGTGTTTTTGTTCATTATGATTTAATTTATTAAATTGTTCTGCTTGAAACGATTCTTGCGGCGGAACAGTTTCTTCATATAAAGCTTTTCCCTCTTCTGTTAACGAAAGATACTTCGTAGTACCTTCTTGTTCTCGCTTAATCCAATCTAGCTGCTCCATCTTATTTAAAAGCTGTGTGATATTTCCTTTTGTAACAAATAGCTTTTTCCCAAGCTCCTGCTGCGTTAATCGATCTTGTCCTCCGATTTGAGCTAGCACATCAAACTGTGCAGCAGATAACCCCCACTCTTTCAAATGTTGATTTGTCTCACGAATGCTCTTGTTATAAAAGCGTGATAAACGAAACCATACTAACAATCCGAGTCTTTCTTCTGCTTTCATTCCATCACCTCGCTTGCTTGATACATATAGTTTAGAACTAAACTTTATAATTGTCAACAACTTTATTTTAGTAAGTAAAGAATAAAAATATAGTTGTTGACACCACTATACCTTAGTTTATATTCCTTCGCATATATTCATTCATTTTACTTTCAGCAAATGCCCTAGCGTCCCTTTCAATCCAACGTGCCTCATATACTTCTTTTTCCATATACAATACATTGTTTTCATGCTGCATAGAATGCCGAAATTCATGTAGCAAAGTTTTGAGCACTTGTTCATATTGTTCCCACATACAAACAAAAATCATTTGTCTTTCTTTATGATAAAATCCATTTAATGGAAATAAAAATTCTTCTTCCTCTTCTCCTAATTTTACAAGCACACCATTTGTATCACACGTATCGCAAAAAATAACTGGAATTTCGCGCTTCTCAATTAATGAAAATACATCATGCTGCACCTGCTGAATATCCCACGGAAACTCTGAATCCAGCACATACCAATTCCCAGCTTGCTGATATACGTTTTGAAACTGGAGTTCCATTGACCTCCATTCTCCTTTCTAAAATCCCTTTTCCTATACATATGCCACAATACGATAAAAAATAAACACATATTGCAATATCACATTACACCTAGTTCAAAAAATGTTCAAAAATAATGTTTGGAAAAAGGTTGATTTATATCAATTACTAGATTATAATAATTATAAATTAGTAAACGATATAATATAATAATTCAAAGGGAGATTGATTATATGAACACACAAGTAATCGAAGTATTAAACAAACAAGTAGCAGACTGGAACGTATTATTTATAAAACTGCACAACTTCCATTGGTATGTAAAAGGACCTCAATTCTTTACACTACATGAGAAATTCGAACAATTTTATACAGAAGCAGCTGGACACATCGATGAAATTGCAGAACGTATTTTAGCAATTAGCGGTAAACCAGTAGCAACAATGAAAGAATACTTAGAACTATCTTCTGTTCAAGAAGCGGCTTATGGAGAGACTGCCGAAGGGATGGTCGAAGCAATTATGAAAGACTACGAAATGATGTTAGGCGAACTGAAAAAAGGGATGGCAATCGCACAAGACGCTGACGATGAAACAACATCTGACTTACTACTAGGTATCTACACCGAATTAGAAAAACACGCTTGGATGCTACGTGCGTTCTTGAATCAATAATATATTAAAAGCGCAAGCGGCTCGCTCAGAATAGGAGGGCGTTGGAACTCCTGATTCAGAGGCGCTTTTTGCCTCAGATGAAGGAGTGAAACGACCGACTGTTCTAGCCGCTGGAGCTGGATACTATTAAAAGCGCAAGCGGCTCGCTCAGAATAGGAGGGCGTTGGAACTCCTGATTCAGAGGCGCTTTTCGCCTCAGATGAAGGAGTGAAACGACCGACTGTTCTAGCCACTCCATAAAACCCTCTCAATTTAACTTGAGAGGGTTTTATTATTATATCTATATATTACATGTGATTTTATGTTAAAATATAGAAAAAAACAGTTTTTTCAAGTTACTCTTTTATTTATCATTTAGGTATATAGAACATTCTAGTATCACCATCAAATGACGGGAGTGGTTCAGTTGAAAGACTATTTGATTCGAGCATTTTTCGCCTTATTAACTGTTGGAATTGCTTTAGGTATAGCAAATATTTTCAATCTGACCGTGGACACAAAAAGCTATCCTTTCCTCATCTGTATTGCAATCGCTGGTGGTTGGGGTGGCTGGTATTTATATAAGAAAACTAAGAAAGACAAATCTAAAGGCATTCCTAAATGAACGGAATGCCTTTTTTTATTATGATAACTGCTTCCACTTATTCCCCATAACAGGTCGTTTATAATTTTGCATTTTCTGAATCAAATCATCGGCATTCGTTGCTGAAACAATTAACTCTTTATTAGATGGATTCATAAATCCCTCTTCTGCTGCACGATCAACCATTTGCAGAATCGGTCCGTAAAAATCTTTAATATTTAATAAGCCAACTGGTTTATCATGAATCCCAATTTGTGACCAGCATACTACTTCAAACAATTCTTCAAATGTTCCATAGCCGCCTGGCAGTGCGATAAATGCATCCGCTAGCTCTCCCATTTTTGCTTTACGTTCATGCATTGTTTCTACTTCAATTAATTCTGTTAATCCTTCATGAACAATCTCTCCACGAAATAAACCACGAGGCATTACACCAGTGACACGTCCGCCTAAACGAAGAACTTCATTCGCTACTTCTCCCATTAAACCAACACATGAGCCCCCGTATACTAATTCACAATTATTTTGAACAAGCACTTCCCCAAGCTTAATTGCTTGTTCCTTAAATTCAGGTCTCTCTCCTAAATTAGAGCCTGCAAACACACAAACCTTTCTCATACTTACACCCCAAAACTATATATTGTTATGATACAATAAACATTGTACAACATATTGAGGGGATGAGAAAGAAATGAATATAGCTGAATTTCAAAGATGGGTCGAGGAATTTTACGAAAAACGAAGCTGGTCACAGTATAATTCTTTTATTCGCCTAAATTTCTTAACGGAAGAAGTGGGAGAAGTTTCACGCGTTGTACGCGCGATTGAAATTGGACGCGATCGCCCAGATGAACAAGCAAAGCAAGCAGAAGACCTAAAGATGGAATTAAAAGAAGAACTTGGGGATGTACTTGCCAATCTCATTATTCTTTCTCAAAAATATGATTTAGACTTACAGGATATTATGAACGCACATGTCGAGAAACTTTCTAAACGTTTTCAAGAAACAAACTGAGAATATTTATCAATTATGATATAATATTCCCGACATGATACAAAGGAGGAAATTTATGTTATCTACAAAATTACACGACGCGCTTAATGATCAAATGAACTTTGAATTTTACTCTGCCCATGTTTATATGGCGATGGCTGCTTACTGCACAGCAGAAAGTTATGATGGATTTGCAAACTTTTTCCTTGTACAAGCAGAGGAAGAGCGTTTCCATGCAATGAAGCTTTACAATTATATTAATGACCGCGGAGAACGCGCTATTATTACTGGATTTGAAAATCCAAACAATAAATACGAGTCCGTTTTAAGCGCATTTGAAATCGCACTTGAGCATGAACGAGAAGTAACCAAACGTATTTATAATCTATCTGATATCGCTTGGGACGAGCGTGAACATGCTACAATTACGTTCTTAAAGTGGTTCGTTGACGAGCAAGTTGAAGAAGAGGCTTCTTTCGATAGCATCATCCAAAAACTAAAACGTATTACAAGTGATTCTAATGCGCTATTTATGTTAGATGCGGAATTGGAAAAACGTACATTTACTCCTCCTGCTGAGTAAACAAAGCAGCCCCTTAATCATAAAGATTAAGGGGCTGTTTTTTATAAAAATGTAATAATACAATATATCAATTACCTAAAAATAAGAACTTCCTTTTAACAGTCAATTGTTTTTAGTTTTAAATCATAATATAATGATTTTCAAACTTATAATTGAAGGAGTTTTTTATCTTATATGAATCAACGCATCGAAGTAATTGATACAATTCGTGGGTTTTCTCTCTTTGGTATTTTTTTAGTAAATATGCTGTACTTTTCAAGTAACTCTGATTCAAACTATATAATTCCCTTTCTAGACAAAGGTATGGAATCATTTATTAATTTTTTCGGGACCTTTAATTTTATTATGTTATTTTCATTGTTATTTGGAGTTAGCATCGTGATGTTGCAACAAAAAATAATGAGAAACAATCGCTCTTTTCTTTCAATCTACTTCCGCAGAATGAGTATACTTATAGTCTTCGGTCTCCTACATACGATTTTTTTATGGTCAGGCGATATTTTACTTACTTATGGAATAATGGGCATTATTTTAACACTGTTTATAAATCGAAAACCAAAAACATTACTTGTATGGGGAAGTATCTTCTTTCTTATCTTTATACCCAGTTACTATCCTAAAGAAAAGAATAACAACGTTTCAATTGAAAATGCTGAGTATGAAAAGGTAGAACGTAAAATATATGAAGAAGGTAGCTATATGGATCATGTACAATTTAGAATGTTTGATGAATATTCTAAAAGAAAACCAACAAGTGAACTTGTAGAGATATTTACAGATGCATTAGGCTCGGGAATTAATCTACTACCAATTTTCTTATTCGGTATGTACATTGGCAAAAAAAGGTGGCTATTTAAACTCGCTAAACATATACGAACCATACAAAAAATATGGATTATAAGTGGTAGCATTTCCTTTTCTGTAAAGATTTTAGCACTAATAACAGATTATCCTATATTGGTTATGTTAAACGACTCAACAGTTCCATTAGGTATTGCTATCTTTTATGCAAGTTCTATCATTCTGTTATCTCGCTATAAAAAAACGACAAAACTGTTTCAACTTATGGCGAATATCGGAAAGATGTCTATCACAAACTACCTCATGCAGTCATTCATCGCAACAACTATTTTTTATTCTTACTCATTTGATTTAGCTAACAAGATTGGCTTCTTCGGTGCGATAATTTTAGCAATCGTTATTTATACACTGCAACTAACCTTCAGTACATATTGGCTCAAAACATTCTATATAGGACCTGTTGAATATGTATGGAGATTCTTTACATACTGGAATCCCCCCTCCTTTAAACGAACATAGCAAAAAAGCAATGAGCCCAAGCTCATTGCTTTTGATTTTTTATAGCATAACCCCAACGATAACCGCTGATAATATACTTACTAACGTTGCACCATACACAAGCTTTAATCCGAAAGAGGATACAACGTTTGCTTGTTTTCCATCGATACTCTTCGTTGCACCTGCGATAATCCCGATAGATGAGAAGTTTGCAAATGATACAAGGAAGATTGATAAAATACCTACTGTACGAGCTGATAAGTCCCCAGCTACTTTTCCTAAATCAAGCATCGCAACAAATTCGTTTGTTACTAATTTTGTTGCCATAATTTGTCCTGCTTGTAGCATCTCTGATGTTGGAATACCCATAACAAATGCTAATGGTGAGAACACATATCCTAAAATACTTTGGAATGTAATGCCGAAAATAGAATCAAATACACCGTTAATTGCTGTAATCAATGCAACGAATCCGATTAACATCGCAGCTACTGTTACTGCAATCGAGAATCCAAGCATAATGTACTCGCCTAACATTTCAAAGAATGTTTGCTTCTTATCTTCTTGTAATTCTAAAATATCTTCTTCTTCACTAATGTCATACGGATTAATGATATGAACGATAATGAATCCACTGAATAAGTTTAATACAAGTGCTGTTACTACATATTTTGGATCAATCATTTTCATATAAGAACCGACAATTGACA
Coding sequences within it:
- a CDS encoding metal-sulfur cluster assembly factor; the protein is MSQEFEEKLYANLEAVIDPELGVDIINLGLVYDVTADENNNAVITMTMTSIGCPMAGQIVSDVKKVLSTNVPEVNEIEVNVVWNPPWSKERMSRMAKIALGIRD
- a CDS encoding MarR family transcriptional regulator, translated to MKAEERLGLLVWFRLSRFYNKSIRETNQHLKEWGLSAAQFDVLAQIGGQDRLTQQELGKKLFVTKGNITQLLNKMEQLDWIKREQEGTTKYLSLTEEGKALYEETVPPQESFQAEQFNKLNHNEQKHLLELLRKLQ
- a CDS encoding Dps family protein, which produces MNTQVIEVLNKQVADWNVLFIKLHNFHWYVKGPQFFTLHEKFEQFYTEAAGHIDEIAERILAISGKPVATMKEYLELSSVQEAAYGETAEGMVEAIMKDYEMMLGELKKGMAIAQDADDETTSDLLLGIYTELEKHAWMLRAFLNQ
- a CDS encoding TIGR00730 family Rossman fold protein, coding for MRKVCVFAGSNLGERPEFKEQAIKLGEVLVQNNCELVYGGSCVGLMGEVANEVLRLGGRVTGVMPRGLFRGEIVHEGLTELIEVETMHERKAKMGELADAFIALPGGYGTFEELFEVVCWSQIGIHDKPVGLLNIKDFYGPILQMVDRAAEEGFMNPSNKELIVSATNADDLIQKMQNYKRPVMGNKWKQLS
- a CDS encoding bifunctional 2-polyprenyl-6-hydroxyphenol methylase/3-demethylubiquinol 3-O-methyltransferase UbiG; its protein translation is MNQQQLSTINKKSWSAAAYEAWTNRHGTPKEYAKKLMQDPTLEVAYYLPYIQNLQGKRIINLLGSKGNKAVAFALLGANVTVVDISKSNAKYATELADAAEVSIEYIVSDVLEITPSQSFDVVLLELGVLHYFLDLKPLFKLISRLLKDGGTFILRDYHPLYTKLLAIDDQKFKVNGDYFSEEVIEDNVAYSILLNKTQQETLPKTMIRRWTLGEIITEVAGANLHIEKLIEEHGPHQRWVFPSSAPKEIEERIPGLYTLIATTACKKGSLHG
- a CDS encoding MazG-like family protein; its protein translation is MNIAEFQRWVEEFYEKRSWSQYNSFIRLNFLTEEVGEVSRVVRAIEIGRDRPDEQAKQAEDLKMELKEELGDVLANLIILSQKYDLDLQDIMNAHVEKLSKRFQETN
- a CDS encoding DUF3920 family protein; this translates as MELQFQNVYQQAGNWYVLDSEFPWDIQQVQHDVFSLIEKREIPVIFCDTCDTNGVLVKLGEEEEEFLFPLNGFYHKERQMIFVCMWEQYEQVLKTLLHEFRHSMQHENNVLYMEKEVYEARWIERDARAFAESKMNEYMRRNIN
- a CDS encoding TIGR04053 family radical SAM/SPASM domain-containing protein translates to MNYDKNPFIVIWEVTRACELKCLHCRAEAQYMRDPRELTFLEGKRLIDEIYEMNQPMLVFSGGDPLMREDIYELADYAVQKGLRVSMTPSATPNVTKEAIQKAKEVGLARWAFSVDGATAETHDRFRGVAGSFQLTMDAIQYLNELQIPVQINTTISKYNIHEVEEMAALVEKLGGVLWSVFFLVPTGRGSIDDMISPVEHELVFRKLYEIGKRASFDIKTTAAQHYRRVVMQQKHKEGKSKQRMCYEEALQNGLTGKIDGLGRAPKGVNDGNGFVFISHIGDVYPSGLLPIGAGNVREKRLRDIYRDSPIFQALRNPDRYKGKCGKCEYRYICGGSRSRAYAITGDYLESEPYCVYVPKALRRKI
- a CDS encoding ferritin; translated protein: MLSTKLHDALNDQMNFEFYSAHVYMAMAAYCTAESYDGFANFFLVQAEEERFHAMKLYNYINDRGERAIITGFENPNNKYESVLSAFEIALEHEREVTKRIYNLSDIAWDEREHATITFLKWFVDEQVEEEASFDSIIQKLKRITSDSNALFMLDAELEKRTFTPPAE
- a CDS encoding M4 family metallopeptidase encodes the protein MKKQVVSSALALSVIVGGFGAFGATKTQAEEQQIQYHQEFKTPAYIGEEWKAPEGLDKKETVFQYLESKKDMFKLAGNIDKHFNIVGEEKDAESGTTHVKLVEKHNNIPVYGSDQTVTLDKDNNVKAFFGQVIPNLEDKNIPATASITDEQAVNVAKADIEKEIGKVDKYDGVKKDLYVYEKDGQYYLSYLVKASVSKPAPGYWHYFVDATNGNVIEKYNAIDHITGFGYGVLGNKQSFEIAQDEKTGAFNLFDGKRGNGVHTFDAQNMDENWFNLFSQWLGYTGEEVESKSKFFEDKAAVDAHVNAGKVYDYYKKVFTRNSFDNQGAKLISTVHVGENWNNAAWNGVQMMYGDGDGKTFIPLSAGLDVIAHELTHAVTEHTANLVYKDESGALNESLSDIFGAMVDRDDWELGEDIYTPGKPGDALRSLSNPASIKNPLKPTEGYPDHYDKRYKGTADNGGVHINSSINNKAAYLVSEGGTHYGVKVNGVGREATEKIYYRALSKYLTANSNFKMMRQAALQAAEDLYGKNSKEVQAVTKAYDAVGVK
- a CDS encoding pirin family protein is translated as MFKKIDHKNMGRANHGWLNTHFHFSFADYYNPDNMHFGALRVINDDLVAAQTGFDMHPHRDMEIISYVVDGALTHQDSMGNRGTIERGHVQYMSAGTGVFHSEHNLGNETLRLLQIWILPDRAGHTPNYGEFKFDWNKRENTWFHMVSPVDGGAPIAIHQDANLYSLSLEAGKEISFPVSEGRQVYLVQIEGSGVVNGETLVMRDAAEAVEEDIRVQATEQSHYLAIEMKKQ
- a CDS encoding DUF418 domain-containing protein, which gives rise to MNQRIEVIDTIRGFSLFGIFLVNMLYFSSNSDSNYIIPFLDKGMESFINFFGTFNFIMLFSLLFGVSIVMLQQKIMRNNRSFLSIYFRRMSILIVFGLLHTIFLWSGDILLTYGIMGIILTLFINRKPKTLLVWGSIFFLIFIPSYYPKEKNNNVSIENAEYEKVERKIYEEGSYMDHVQFRMFDEYSKRKPTSELVEIFTDALGSGINLLPIFLFGMYIGKKRWLFKLAKHIRTIQKIWIISGSISFSVKILALITDYPILVMLNDSTVPLGIAIFYASSIILLSRYKKTTKLFQLMANIGKMSITNYLMQSFIATTIFYSYSFDLANKIGFFGAIILAIVIYTLQLTFSTYWLKTFYIGPVEYVWRFFTYWNPPSFKRT